A genomic segment from Ramlibacter agri encodes:
- a CDS encoding ATP-binding protein: MSLRDDSARPAPAAEGWLLALTASGSQLTCFLSDGFSRFRHAAAAWPPVPGAPALPAPLLRDIADGTHVALRLQLDASLDAWPWESELDAARAGLRVSRYLGASASASNDATPVMLGARGGKDAGWVHGSSEPFAQAVALQEDGGALVVVSQEVEAARAERFRAQVLAHWGPQPSLSQAAVEAADAAGLTRAEWRLYGEARFVPGGPADEEWRQVSSVSIDLVKSTGLLKEWGAERYARKHGDFYQHCREVVEAHHGRVDDPQGDDGLMAYFGLQEAREDAATQAVRAAWELAARAPALGFGVRIGITTGRVAVRNGLPFGDLIHLAARLQRVATVNGIVVSDATHGLLARGVVCESLPEPLHLDGFDEPQQAWRVVQLEAPPGGFRQREGLGAFVGRQQELAVLKEAWFVVRATGRAQFRCVVGEPGIGKTRLLQEFERELRRAGEAVAVVTVTGHQELQSSAFAALAKAFADSPLAQLAGLLPGAKAIAGRPRDRNETLRRLVEGCLRSAGETPLCLVVDDAQWLDPSTIDFVERLRLAAEQVPLLSVVSLREEARGLLRGLDAQKAITLAALAPREALDLIGSLPAARLLSPDIRQFVAERTGGIPLFVEETVRMIGQLQDGALNGIPATLEGLLTARLDALGPAKPLAQIASVLGVEFPLALWEAMLADEEPWIQRASTQETWQRLVDAGLMVVEPSDVPRCRFRHALIRDAAYNSLWSTDRMRLHAVAARVLQAHSPDGATALRAHHLAEAGEREAACAAWAQAAREAAAAGADREALLLSQRALDTLQELPATPATRGQALQQHLLQAARHIALDGYGANSVEAAYLRAAALCTDDEDEGVRLRVELGLEACYAMRGDLARAKELAESAVRRTSWDANLRYALQARWAWGNVVFHLGDIVGALAMGEECLARYDPALHHRGAVQDPAIMFLCYGGWGAFQQGRGDAAYLLIGRALELARTLDHQFSQAIAYGFAASVSMFCGDHEEGLQHAEEAIRRCSAKDFQAWLAHAQVMRGRVRAALGEVRAGLDDMEEGLALWTATGARITAATYLALQAEVWLEQGEPETALRKVTLAQEIARQHGERYYEAELLRLRGAAQWQLRSSPAHASVAEGLLRQALELARQQRNLGLALRAALALGQAWAESHRVEQAIPLLDEAMAAVPGHTRTRDYRAAQDARRAWAGSDRQQQEG, from the coding sequence ATGAGCCTTCGCGACGATTCCGCGCGACCGGCCCCGGCGGCAGAGGGCTGGTTGCTGGCGCTGACTGCGTCGGGCTCGCAGCTGACGTGCTTCCTCAGCGACGGCTTCAGCCGCTTCCGCCACGCCGCCGCTGCGTGGCCGCCGGTGCCAGGCGCGCCCGCGCTGCCGGCCCCGCTGCTGCGGGACATCGCGGACGGAACCCACGTTGCACTGCGGCTGCAGCTGGATGCCTCACTCGACGCCTGGCCCTGGGAAAGCGAACTGGACGCCGCCCGCGCGGGGCTGCGGGTGTCCCGCTATCTCGGCGCCAGCGCATCCGCCTCGAACGACGCCACCCCGGTGATGCTTGGCGCCCGCGGCGGCAAGGACGCCGGCTGGGTGCACGGGAGCAGCGAGCCGTTCGCGCAGGCAGTGGCCTTGCAGGAGGATGGTGGGGCGCTGGTCGTCGTCTCGCAGGAAGTCGAAGCGGCTCGTGCGGAGCGGTTCCGCGCGCAGGTGCTGGCGCACTGGGGGCCGCAGCCGTCGTTGTCGCAGGCCGCGGTGGAGGCCGCTGACGCGGCAGGCCTCACCCGTGCCGAATGGCGGCTGTATGGCGAGGCGCGCTTCGTCCCCGGCGGACCCGCGGACGAGGAATGGCGCCAGGTCAGCAGCGTGAGCATCGACCTGGTGAAGTCGACGGGCCTGCTCAAGGAATGGGGCGCCGAGCGCTACGCGCGCAAGCACGGCGACTTCTACCAGCACTGCCGCGAGGTCGTCGAGGCCCACCACGGGCGCGTCGACGACCCGCAGGGCGACGACGGGCTGATGGCCTACTTCGGCCTGCAGGAGGCGCGCGAGGATGCCGCCACGCAGGCCGTGCGGGCAGCCTGGGAGCTGGCGGCGCGGGCGCCGGCCCTGGGCTTCGGCGTGCGCATCGGCATCACCACGGGCCGCGTCGCGGTCCGCAACGGACTGCCCTTCGGAGACCTGATCCACCTGGCTGCGCGCCTGCAGCGCGTCGCGACGGTGAACGGCATCGTGGTGTCCGATGCCACGCACGGCCTGCTGGCGCGGGGCGTGGTGTGCGAGAGCCTGCCGGAGCCGCTGCACCTGGATGGCTTCGACGAACCGCAACAGGCCTGGCGGGTGGTGCAGCTGGAGGCGCCCCCCGGTGGCTTCCGGCAACGGGAAGGGCTGGGCGCCTTCGTCGGCCGCCAGCAGGAGCTGGCCGTGCTGAAGGAAGCCTGGTTCGTGGTGCGCGCCACCGGACGCGCGCAGTTCCGCTGCGTGGTTGGCGAGCCGGGCATCGGCAAGACGCGGCTGCTGCAGGAGTTCGAGCGCGAGCTGCGCCGCGCCGGCGAGGCGGTCGCCGTCGTCACCGTCACCGGCCACCAGGAGCTGCAGTCCAGCGCCTTCGCGGCGCTGGCCAAGGCCTTTGCGGACTCGCCGCTGGCGCAGCTGGCCGGGCTGCTGCCGGGGGCCAAGGCGATCGCGGGGCGGCCGCGCGATCGCAACGAGACGCTGCGGCGCCTCGTGGAAGGCTGCTTGCGCAGCGCTGGCGAGACGCCGCTGTGCCTGGTCGTCGACGATGCCCAGTGGCTCGATCCGTCGACGATCGATTTCGTCGAGCGGCTGCGCCTGGCCGCGGAACAGGTTCCGCTGCTGTCGGTAGTGAGCTTGCGCGAGGAAGCGCGCGGCCTGTTGCGCGGCCTCGATGCGCAGAAGGCGATCACCCTCGCCGCCCTCGCGCCACGCGAGGCGCTGGACCTGATCGGTTCGCTGCCGGCTGCGCGCCTGCTGTCCCCCGACATCCGCCAGTTCGTCGCCGAGCGCACCGGCGGCATCCCGCTGTTCGTCGAGGAAACGGTGCGGATGATCGGGCAGCTGCAGGACGGCGCGTTGAACGGCATTCCCGCCACGCTGGAGGGCCTGCTGACCGCGCGCCTGGACGCGCTGGGCCCCGCCAAGCCGCTGGCGCAGATCGCTTCCGTCCTGGGCGTGGAGTTCCCGCTGGCCCTGTGGGAGGCGATGCTCGCGGATGAAGAGCCGTGGATCCAGCGGGCGAGCACGCAGGAAACCTGGCAACGGCTGGTGGACGCAGGCCTGATGGTGGTGGAGCCTTCCGATGTGCCCCGCTGCCGCTTCCGCCACGCCTTGATCCGCGATGCTGCCTACAACTCGCTTTGGAGCACGGACCGCATGCGCCTGCACGCGGTGGCGGCGCGGGTGCTGCAGGCCCATTCGCCCGATGGCGCGACCGCCCTGCGCGCGCACCACCTGGCCGAAGCGGGCGAGCGCGAAGCCGCGTGCGCGGCGTGGGCGCAGGCCGCGCGCGAGGCGGCCGCGGCGGGCGCCGACCGTGAAGCGCTGCTGCTGTCGCAGCGGGCGCTGGACACCTTGCAGGAGCTGCCCGCGACGCCGGCAACGCGCGGCCAGGCGCTGCAGCAGCACCTGCTGCAGGCCGCGCGCCACATCGCGCTGGATGGTTACGGCGCCAACAGCGTGGAAGCGGCCTACCTGCGCGCTGCGGCGCTGTGCACGGACGACGAGGACGAGGGCGTGCGGCTGCGCGTGGAGCTGGGGCTGGAGGCCTGCTACGCGATGCGGGGCGACCTGGCCCGGGCCAAGGAGCTGGCGGAATCCGCGGTGCGCCGGACCTCGTGGGACGCCAACCTGCGCTACGCGCTGCAGGCGCGCTGGGCCTGGGGCAACGTCGTCTTCCACCTGGGCGACATCGTCGGCGCGCTGGCCATGGGCGAGGAGTGCCTCGCGCGCTACGACCCCGCGCTGCACCACCGGGGCGCCGTGCAGGACCCGGCCATCATGTTCCTCTGCTACGGCGGCTGGGGCGCGTTCCAGCAAGGGCGTGGCGATGCGGCCTACCTCTTGATCGGCCGCGCGCTCGAACTGGCGCGCACACTCGATCACCAGTTCAGCCAGGCCATCGCCTACGGATTCGCCGCCAGCGTGTCGATGTTCTGCGGCGACCACGAGGAGGGCCTGCAGCACGCGGAGGAAGCGATCCGCCGCTGCAGCGCCAAGGATTTCCAGGCCTGGCTGGCGCACGCGCAGGTGATGCGGGGCCGCGTGCGCGCAGCGCTCGGCGAGGTGCGTGCCGGCCTGGACGACATGGAGGAAGGGCTGGCGCTGTGGACGGCGACCGGCGCGCGCATCACCGCCGCCACCTACCTGGCGCTGCAGGCGGAGGTCTGGCTCGAACAGGGCGAGCCCGAGACCGCCTTGCGCAAGGTGACGCTGGCGCAGGAGATCGCGCGCCAGCACGGCGAGCGCTATTACGAGGCGGAGCTGCTGCGGCTGCGCGGCGCCGCGCAGTGGCAGCTGCGATCGAGTCCGGCCCATGCGAGCGTGGCGGAAGGCTTGCTGCGCCAGGCGCTGGAACTGGCACGCCAGCAACGCAACCTGGGCCTGGCCTTGCGCGCCGCCCTGGCCCTGGGCCAGGCCTGGGCGGAATCACATCGCGTGGAGCAAGCCATCCCCCTGCTGGATGAAGCCATGGCCGCGGTGCCCGGCCACACTCGCACCCGCGACTACCGGGCTGCGCAGGACGCGCGCCGCGCCTGGGCCGGGAGCGATCGACAACAACAAGAGGGCTGA
- a CDS encoding Dyp-type peroxidase: MDLNSSNVQSILLRPVAAKAVVHLLLRVTPTRGADARDALKNLLQAAPLTTGEDQAAAAVHCSVGFTYRGLEALEMPRDYLRIFALLARAFRDGAPQRAAQLGDTGANASTGWSPGFETDNAHVLVTLHGERATIDHLIHQWAACQGPGAPLARVEVLAGARLGAPPGQQDEWVHFGYRDGILDHRITGIPSRKANKAGVIEHAPGEFLLGYRADNGSNTFNLPVAPDEVRAFFHDSSFGVLRSMEQDVWAFEEAVKRWQLQAQAGLQQAGGTAVGSDWVKAKLCGRWPSGEPVQPGALQAPAAGGQGNVDIDFSADPDATGCPWFAHVRRMNAAGHPGPGETRRRFLLRRGMPYGDANWEGQNDGKARGLLGLFFCAHIEDQFELLLGQWANAAPPGQAAPDAASDPLAGQQDGTAAALIPVPGQDPIELNGLGNWTRTRGMAYGWYPGKEALDRLLKWDYVKKDDAPWL, translated from the coding sequence ATGGACTTGAATTCAAGCAACGTCCAGTCCATCCTGCTGCGCCCCGTGGCCGCGAAGGCCGTGGTGCATCTGCTGCTGCGGGTGACGCCCACCCGCGGCGCCGACGCCCGGGATGCGCTGAAAAACCTGCTGCAGGCCGCACCGCTGACGACGGGCGAAGACCAGGCGGCAGCCGCCGTGCATTGTTCCGTGGGATTCACCTATCGCGGGCTGGAAGCGCTCGAGATGCCGCGGGACTACCTGCGCATCTTTGCGCTGCTCGCGCGCGCGTTTCGCGACGGCGCGCCGCAGCGCGCCGCGCAGCTGGGGGACACCGGCGCGAATGCCTCCACGGGATGGTCGCCCGGTTTCGAGACGGACAACGCGCATGTGTTGGTCACCCTCCACGGGGAGCGCGCCACCATCGATCACCTGATCCATCAGTGGGCGGCATGCCAGGGGCCAGGCGCTCCCTTGGCGCGCGTCGAGGTGTTGGCGGGCGCCCGGCTGGGCGCTCCGCCGGGCCAGCAAGACGAATGGGTGCACTTCGGCTACCGCGATGGAATTCTCGATCACCGCATCACGGGCATCCCCTCCAGGAAGGCCAACAAGGCCGGCGTGATCGAACACGCGCCCGGCGAGTTCCTGCTGGGATACCGCGCCGACAACGGGTCCAACACCTTCAATCTGCCGGTGGCGCCCGACGAGGTGCGCGCCTTTTTCCACGACAGCAGTTTCGGCGTGCTGCGTTCGATGGAGCAGGACGTCTGGGCGTTCGAAGAGGCGGTGAAGCGCTGGCAGCTGCAGGCACAAGCGGGCCTGCAGCAAGCGGGCGGGACGGCTGTCGGCTCGGACTGGGTGAAGGCGAAGCTGTGTGGCCGCTGGCCGAGCGGCGAGCCCGTGCAGCCTGGTGCGCTGCAGGCTCCTGCCGCGGGTGGACAGGGGAACGTCGACATCGATTTCTCGGCCGATCCGGACGCGACCGGATGTCCGTGGTTCGCCCATGTGCGGCGCATGAACGCCGCCGGCCACCCGGGCCCTGGCGAGACCCGCCGGCGCTTCCTGCTGCGCCGGGGCATGCCATACGGTGACGCCAACTGGGAGGGCCAGAACGACGGCAAGGCGCGCGGCTTGCTCGGCTTGTTCTTCTGCGCCCACATCGAGGACCAATTCGAATTGCTGCTTGGTCAATGGGCGAACGCCGCGCCGCCGGGCCAGGCTGCGCCGGATGCTGCGAGCGATCCCCTGGCCGGCCAGCAGGACGGGACCGCGGCCGCCCTGATTCCGGTGCCGGGCCAGGATCCAATCGAGTTGAACGGCCTCGGCAACTGGACCCGCACGCGCGGCATGGCCTACGGCTGGTATCCGGGCAAGGAGGCGCTGGACCGGCTGCTGAAGTGGGACTACGTGAAGAAGGACGACGCGCCGTGGCTGTGA
- a CDS encoding patatin-like phospholipase family protein, whose protein sequence is MAVSHEPVMPEALRQRPPEDRFCDLVLTGGVASGVVYPWALVELARHYRFRRIGGNSVGAMAAVLAAAAEYGRCTGQDGAFEVLRQSPIDLAEAAPDGRTRMERLFQPAPGVQRLFDCAIKGIRHANDEDVGTQPLLKAVLTVRDVLSHYHLFAVWLLGSLAVMLPALLAVSRLASGLVVAFAGLILLRLQREPEKTSPEKRARFLLGLFKVLAVAHVLAAVALVLSLWPAHGLMSLAWGLYALLLQVLGILAWTVVVLVAFGLLLIPEVQAFKENGYGLCPGKAQPDENGKLKEKALVEWLHEGVQRSIGRDKEDAPLTFAELWSAPRKVPLAPGEESISLQMFSTNLTLGRPLVWPQRDPNVRLFFRHGEWERFFPPTLLDALWKASAPYRPLTDGDPPVPDGDEYRELPAGGMPIVVAARLSLSFPVLFSCIPVYAVDYAGPRGQRVLRQCQLTDGGICTNFPIHLFDAAHPKWPTFGLLLSRRLGKYRGESLWLPERPDEGRADSWSRGVPGASEDGSVPGPLGGLFGLFGALFGTALRWNDNLLTRLPHVRNRVLRINLLAGEGELHITMPPKTIMKMASEYGTCGGRMLAKRFVSDTGVPTEAWREHLYVRTMNELKALATHLHGYADAVTAGGFNKPVADILKEAISKKPMRSRDGWPRDPLGDPLSPAQAAALQEAVDAIAALARTLEAKQAGFGPYEPIPTTRFHLRSQI, encoded by the coding sequence GTGGCTGTGAGCCACGAGCCGGTGATGCCTGAAGCGTTGCGCCAGCGCCCGCCGGAGGACCGCTTCTGCGACCTGGTGCTCACCGGCGGCGTCGCCAGCGGTGTCGTCTATCCCTGGGCGCTCGTGGAACTCGCGCGGCATTACCGCTTCCGCCGCATCGGCGGCAATTCCGTCGGCGCGATGGCGGCCGTCCTCGCTGCTGCCGCCGAATACGGGCGCTGCACTGGACAGGATGGGGCGTTCGAGGTGCTGCGCCAGTCTCCCATCGACCTGGCCGAAGCGGCCCCGGATGGGCGCACGCGCATGGAGCGGCTGTTCCAGCCGGCGCCGGGCGTGCAAAGGCTGTTCGACTGCGCCATCAAGGGCATCCGGCATGCGAATGACGAAGACGTCGGCACCCAGCCCTTGTTGAAAGCCGTGCTGACGGTGCGCGATGTCCTCAGCCACTACCATCTCTTCGCCGTCTGGCTGCTCGGCTCGCTGGCCGTGATGCTTCCCGCTTTGCTGGCCGTCTCGCGCCTGGCGTCCGGCCTGGTCGTTGCGTTCGCCGGACTGATCCTGCTCCGCCTGCAGCGCGAGCCCGAGAAGACGTCTCCAGAGAAACGGGCCCGCTTCCTCCTCGGACTGTTCAAGGTGCTCGCGGTGGCGCATGTCCTTGCTGCAGTCGCCCTGGTCCTGTCCCTCTGGCCTGCCCATGGCCTCATGTCGCTCGCGTGGGGCTTGTACGCGCTCCTGCTGCAAGTTCTCGGCATCCTGGCTTGGACGGTGGTCGTCCTGGTTGCCTTCGGGCTGCTGTTGATCCCGGAGGTTCAGGCCTTCAAGGAGAACGGCTACGGCCTCTGCCCCGGCAAAGCGCAGCCCGACGAGAACGGCAAGCTGAAAGAGAAGGCCCTGGTCGAGTGGTTGCACGAAGGCGTGCAGCGCTCCATCGGCCGCGACAAGGAAGACGCGCCGCTCACGTTCGCGGAGCTCTGGAGCGCGCCGCGCAAGGTGCCGCTGGCGCCGGGCGAAGAGTCCATCAGCCTGCAGATGTTCAGCACGAACCTCACTCTCGGGCGGCCCTTGGTCTGGCCGCAGCGGGATCCCAACGTGCGCCTCTTCTTCCGCCATGGTGAGTGGGAGCGCTTCTTCCCTCCGACCCTGCTGGACGCTTTGTGGAAGGCGTCCGCGCCGTACCGGCCGCTGACCGATGGCGATCCGCCCGTGCCGGACGGTGACGAGTATCGCGAGCTGCCGGCCGGCGGCATGCCGATCGTGGTCGCCGCGCGCCTGAGCCTGTCCTTCCCCGTCCTCTTCAGCTGCATCCCTGTCTATGCCGTGGACTACGCGGGTCCACGCGGCCAGCGGGTGCTGCGCCAATGCCAGCTGACCGATGGCGGAATCTGCACGAATTTTCCGATCCACCTGTTCGACGCCGCGCATCCGAAGTGGCCCACTTTCGGGCTGCTCCTGAGCCGCCGCCTCGGGAAATACCGGGGCGAATCGCTCTGGCTGCCGGAGCGCCCGGACGAAGGACGCGCCGACAGCTGGTCCCGCGGCGTGCCTGGCGCCAGCGAGGATGGCAGCGTGCCCGGTCCCCTGGGGGGGCTGTTCGGCCTGTTCGGCGCCTTGTTCGGAACGGCGCTGCGCTGGAACGACAACCTCCTCACGCGCTTGCCGCACGTGCGCAATCGCGTCTTGCGGATCAACCTGCTCGCCGGCGAAGGCGAGCTGCACATCACCATGCCGCCCAAGACCATCATGAAGATGGCCTCGGAGTACGGCACTTGCGGCGGACGCATGCTAGCCAAGCGCTTCGTCTCCGATACCGGCGTTCCCACCGAGGCCTGGCGGGAACATCTCTATGTGCGCACGATGAACGAGCTGAAGGCCCTGGCGACGCATCTGCACGGGTACGCCGACGCGGTGACGGCGGGCGGCTTCAACAAGCCGGTGGCAGACATCCTGAAAGAAGCCATCAGCAAAAAGCCCATGCGTTCGCGCGACGGCTGGCCGCGCGACCCGCTCGGCGACCCGCTGTCGCCCGCCCAGGCCGCAGCCCTGCAGGAAGCCGTCGACGCCATCGCCGCGCTGGCGCGCACGCTGGAAGCGAAACAGGCCGGGTTCGGCCCCTACGAGCCCATCCCGACCACGCGTTTCCACCTGCGTTCGCAGATCTGA
- the phnC gene encoding phosphonate ABC transporter ATP-binding protein, whose protein sequence is MDAAIRVHALAKTFGNGRKALQGIDLEVRPGEMVALIGASGSGKSTLLRHLAGLTLADAGRIELHGRVVQDNGKAARDIRQVRAGIGFVFQQFNLVDRLPVLVNVLAGTLHRVPLWRSVLRWFSAAEKARAYEALARVGIAECCLQRASTLSGGQQQRAAIARAMVQGARVVLADEPIASLDPESSRRVMDLLARVNREDGCTVLVSLHQVNVALKYCPRTVALHQGRIVYDGPSAALTPALLRDLYGADADEILALGDHITSLQEPRRPAVWPVPQAA, encoded by the coding sequence ATGGATGCGGCCATCCGCGTGCACGCGCTCGCCAAGACCTTCGGCAACGGCCGCAAGGCCTTGCAAGGCATCGACCTCGAGGTGCGGCCCGGTGAAATGGTGGCGCTGATCGGCGCCTCCGGCTCCGGCAAGTCGACGCTGCTGCGCCACCTGGCCGGCCTCACGCTGGCTGACGCAGGGCGCATCGAACTGCACGGCCGCGTCGTGCAGGACAACGGCAAGGCCGCCAGGGACATCCGCCAGGTGCGCGCCGGCATCGGCTTCGTGTTCCAGCAGTTCAACCTGGTCGACCGCCTGCCGGTGCTGGTGAACGTGCTGGCCGGCACCTTGCACCGCGTGCCGCTGTGGCGCAGCGTGCTGCGCTGGTTCAGCGCCGCCGAGAAGGCGCGCGCCTATGAGGCGCTGGCTCGCGTCGGCATCGCCGAATGCTGCCTGCAGCGCGCCTCCACGCTCTCGGGCGGGCAGCAGCAACGCGCCGCGATTGCCCGTGCCATGGTGCAGGGCGCGCGCGTCGTGCTGGCCGACGAACCCATCGCCTCGCTCGACCCCGAGTCCTCGCGCCGCGTCATGGACCTGCTGGCGCGCGTCAACCGCGAAGACGGCTGCACCGTGCTCGTCTCGCTGCACCAGGTGAACGTGGCCCTCAAGTACTGCCCGCGCACCGTGGCGCTGCACCAGGGCCGCATCGTCTACGACGGCCCTTCCGCCGCTCTCACGCCGGCGCTGCTGCGCGACCTGTATGGCGCGGACGCCGACGAGATCCTCGCGCTGGGCGACCACATCACCAGCCTGCAGGAACCGCGCCGGCCCGCCGTGTGGCCGGTGCCGCAGGCCGCCTGA
- the phnD gene encoding phosphonate ABC transporter substrate-binding protein, protein MIKHALTGLAAALAIAGAAHAQELKEINFGIISTESAQNLKSQWTPILADMEKKTGMKVKAFFATDYAGIIEGMRFNKVQVAWFGNKSAMEAVDRASGEIFAQMVNADGTKGYYSHLIVNKDSKLQNLQDVLANAKSLSFGNGDPNSTSGFLVPSYYVFAQNHVDPKSAFKVMRSSNHEANAMAVANKQVDVATNNSEEMDKMQAGAPEKFAQIRIVWTSPLIPSDPLVIRKDLPEASKKKIQDFFYGYGATPEEKDNLVKLNKLSGFRPSTNAQLVPIRQLELFKERNKIEADAGLAATEKQARLADIDAKLAALDKL, encoded by the coding sequence ATGATCAAGCACGCCCTCACCGGCCTGGCCGCCGCCCTGGCGATCGCCGGCGCCGCCCACGCGCAGGAGCTGAAGGAAATCAACTTCGGCATCATCTCCACCGAATCCGCGCAGAACCTCAAGAGCCAGTGGACGCCCATCCTGGCCGACATGGAGAAGAAGACCGGCATGAAGGTCAAGGCTTTCTTCGCCACCGACTACGCCGGCATCATCGAAGGCATGCGCTTCAACAAGGTGCAGGTGGCCTGGTTCGGCAACAAGTCCGCGATGGAAGCCGTGGATCGCGCCAGCGGCGAGATCTTCGCGCAGATGGTCAATGCCGACGGCACCAAGGGCTACTACTCGCACCTGATCGTCAACAAGGACAGCAAGCTGCAGAACCTGCAGGACGTGCTGGCCAACGCCAAGAGCCTGTCCTTCGGCAACGGCGACCCCAACAGCACCTCCGGCTTCCTGGTGCCCAGCTACTACGTCTTCGCGCAGAACCACGTGGACCCCAAGAGCGCCTTCAAGGTGATGCGCAGCTCCAACCACGAGGCCAACGCGATGGCCGTGGCCAACAAGCAGGTCGACGTGGCCACCAACAACAGCGAGGAGATGGACAAGATGCAGGCGGGCGCGCCCGAGAAGTTCGCGCAGATCCGCATCGTCTGGACCTCGCCGCTGATCCCGTCCGACCCGCTGGTGATCCGCAAGGACCTGCCGGAAGCGAGCAAGAAGAAGATCCAGGACTTCTTCTACGGCTATGGCGCCACGCCGGAGGAGAAGGACAACCTGGTCAAGCTGAACAAGCTGTCCGGCTTCCGCCCCTCCACCAACGCGCAACTGGTGCCGATCCGCCAACTGGAGCTGTTCAAGGAACGCAACAAGATCGAAGCCGACGCCGGCCTCGCCGCGACCGAGAAGCAGGCCAGGCTGGCGGACATCGACGCGAAGCTCGCCGCGCTGGACAAGCTCTGA
- the phnE gene encoding phosphonate ABC transporter, permease protein PhnE: MLVGWGLLLAVLAGSWKGADMRPLDLLRDAGNMGQFATGFFPPDFHEWRSYLEEMLVTVQIALWGTFLAVICAVPLGLLCSANIVPAWVYQPVRRLMDATRAINEMVFAMLFIVAVGLGPFAGVLALWVHTTGVLAKLFSEAVEAIDPQPVEGIRATGANALEEILYGVLPQVLPLWISFSLYRFESNVRSASVVGMVGAGGIGVILWDIIRAFQYPQTCAVMIIVVVTVTAIDLLSSRIRKALI; this comes from the coding sequence ATGCTGGTGGGCTGGGGCCTGCTGCTGGCGGTGCTGGCCGGCTCCTGGAAGGGCGCGGACATGCGCCCGCTGGACCTGCTGCGCGACGCCGGCAACATGGGCCAGTTCGCCACCGGCTTCTTCCCGCCGGACTTCCACGAGTGGCGCAGCTACCTGGAGGAGATGCTGGTCACGGTGCAGATCGCGCTGTGGGGTACCTTCCTTGCGGTTATCTGCGCCGTCCCGCTGGGGTTGCTGTGTTCGGCCAACATCGTGCCGGCCTGGGTCTACCAGCCGGTGCGCCGCCTGATGGACGCCACGCGCGCCATCAACGAGATGGTGTTCGCGATGCTGTTCATCGTGGCCGTGGGCCTGGGGCCCTTCGCCGGCGTGCTGGCGCTGTGGGTGCACACGACCGGCGTGCTGGCCAAGCTGTTCTCCGAGGCGGTGGAAGCGATCGACCCGCAGCCCGTCGAAGGCATCCGCGCCACCGGCGCCAACGCGCTGGAGGAAATCCTCTACGGCGTGCTGCCGCAGGTGCTGCCGCTGTGGATCTCGTTCTCGCTGTATCGCTTCGAATCCAACGTGCGCTCCGCCTCGGTGGTGGGCATGGTGGGCGCGGGCGGCATCGGCGTGATCCTGTGGGACATCATCCGCGCCTTCCAGTACCCGCAGACCTGCGCCGTGATGATCATCGTGGTCGTCACCGTGACGGCCATCGACCTGCTGTCCTCGCGCATTCGCAAGGCGCTCATCTGA
- a CDS encoding phosphonate degradation HD-domain oxygenase yields the protein MALTVAQIVQLYRTEGAARYGMEAVSQEQHALQCAQLAEQAGAGVALVAAALLHDLGHLLALPESATGKDDLHEYRALPFLRGEYPEAVLQPVRLHVAAKRYLCATQADYWDSLSQASKHSLELQGGPFSVDEVEQFLLEPHALDAVSLRMWDDLAKDPLRVTPGWEHYRRVLERVCLHQPEKLAA from the coding sequence ATGGCCCTCACCGTTGCCCAGATCGTCCAGCTGTACCGCACTGAAGGCGCGGCGCGCTACGGCATGGAAGCCGTCAGCCAGGAGCAGCACGCGCTGCAATGCGCGCAACTCGCCGAGCAGGCCGGCGCCGGCGTGGCGCTGGTCGCGGCGGCGCTGCTGCACGACCTGGGCCACCTGCTGGCCTTGCCGGAATCGGCGACCGGCAAGGACGACCTGCACGAGTACCGCGCGCTGCCTTTCCTGCGCGGCGAATACCCGGAGGCGGTGCTGCAGCCGGTGCGGCTGCACGTCGCAGCCAAGCGCTACCTGTGCGCCACGCAGGCGGACTATTGGGACAGCCTCTCGCAGGCCTCCAAGCACAGCCTGGAACTGCAGGGCGGCCCCTTCAGCGTCGACGAGGTGGAGCAGTTCCTGCTGGAGCCGCACGCCCTGGACGCGGTGTCGCTGCGCATGTGGGACGACCTGGCGAAGGACCCGCTGCGCGTCACGCCGGGTTGGGAGCACTATCGGCGGGTGCTGGAGCGGGTCTGCCTGCACCAGCCCGAAAAGCTGGCGGCCTAA
- a CDS encoding GNAT family N-acetyltransferase: MKVMLRTARVEDAPAMVDLLRQLGYPGTGAFLAHRLAQLAAHPDALVQVAEVQGVLRGVIALHFIPQLALAGDFCRVAYLCVDEQARSLGIGALLERFAHEEAQRRGCERIELHSSAHRVDAHRFYARLGYEESPKYLAKKP; encoded by the coding sequence ATGAAAGTGATGCTGCGGACGGCCCGCGTCGAGGACGCGCCAGCCATGGTGGACCTGCTCCGGCAGCTCGGCTACCCGGGCACCGGGGCCTTCCTCGCGCACCGGCTCGCGCAGCTGGCCGCGCATCCTGACGCGCTGGTGCAGGTGGCGGAAGTGCAAGGCGTGCTGCGCGGCGTGATCGCGCTGCACTTCATCCCGCAGCTGGCGCTGGCCGGCGACTTCTGCCGCGTCGCCTACCTGTGCGTCGACGAGCAGGCGCGCAGCCTGGGCATCGGCGCGCTGCTGGAGCGCTTCGCGCACGAGGAGGCCCAGCGGCGCGGCTGCGAGCGCATCGAGCTGCATAGCAGCGCGCATCGGGTGGATGCGCACCGCTTCTATGCGCGACTGGGTTACGAGGAGTCGCCGAAGTACCTGGCGAAGAAGCCTTAG